The nucleotide sequence TGTCCGGCCCGACGCTGATGGCGCTCGCCGATTTCGCCATGTACGTGGTCCTGCTGTCGGCTATCGGGCCCGTCGGGCTAGCCGTCACCACCAACCTCAACATCAACTTCCTGCGCAAGGGCCAGCCGGGGCAGGATGTGCTCGCCGAGGCCCGGCTGCTCAAGCTCGGCAAGCGCTTGGCCGTCGGCGAGGTGAATCTCCTGTCCGGGACCTCGGCCGATCCGATCGCGCACGTCACGTCGACCTATTCCATTCCAAATGTTTGAGCTTT is from Bradyrhizobium sp. ISRA430 and encodes:
- a CDS encoding PaaI family thioesterase, producing MALAKMSVADLEQFLRDEFPQAFSGDDITIESADGQTCLLRQRYSERMLRPGGTVSGPTLMALADFAMYVVLLSAIGPVGLAVTTNLNINFLRKGQPGQDVLAEARLLKLGKRLAVGEVNLLSGTSADPIAHVTSTYSIPNV